A genomic window from Paucibacter sp. KCTC 42545 includes:
- a CDS encoding LPS-assembly lipoprotein LptE yields the protein MTAPRRSFLLMAMATGLTACGFAPRREPELLFQSIALTGFAPGSSLALELRRQLARTPVKVMEDANKAELVLEVLLDTRDKSSVVSTSAGQVREWQLRVKLDYLLRTSAGELLLPRTELRMSRDLNYTETHALAKEQEEAQLYRSMNSDVVNQLMRRLAAVRLPG from the coding sequence GTGACTGCGCCGCGCCGCTCGTTCTTGTTGATGGCCATGGCCACGGGCCTGACGGCCTGCGGCTTTGCACCGCGGCGCGAGCCTGAGTTGCTGTTTCAAAGCATCGCCCTGACCGGCTTTGCGCCCGGCTCCTCGCTGGCCCTGGAGTTGCGCCGCCAGCTGGCGCGCACCCCGGTCAAGGTGATGGAAGACGCCAACAAGGCCGAATTGGTGCTGGAAGTTTTGCTGGACACGCGCGACAAGAGCTCGGTCGTGTCCACCAGCGCCGGCCAGGTGCGGGAATGGCAGTTGCGGGTGAAGCTGGACTATCTGCTGCGCACCAGCGCAGGCGAGCTGCTGCTGCCGCGCACCGAGCTGCGCATGTCACGCGACCTCAACTACACCGAGACGCATGCGCTGGCCAAAGAGCAGGAAGAAGCGCAGCTCTACCGCTCGATGAATTCCGATGTGGTGAACCAGCTGATGCGCCGGCTTGCCGCCGTGCGTCTGCCCGGCTGA
- a CDS encoding 2-hydroxyacid dehydrogenase has translation MSLLLLGSWTAAERERWLALLQNELPGEQFELAPPAESTDAAAAAAVEVAIVANPVHGSLRGLPNLRLIQSVWAGVDKLLADPDLPTGVPVARMVDPAMNEAMVQTALWAVLSLHRGFFRLAKQQALALWCQPAQPRASEWRVLVLGQGELGGRVARALAAQGYAVSGWRTQAGAAGGFDDTQVRGLCGEAALAAALAEADTVINLLPLTDATRGFFNTRRFAQMKRGAGLVNLARGAHVREGDLLLALEQGQLGHAVLDVFAQEPLDPAHAFWHHPRVTVLPHCAAQTDARSAAAVVLGNLRALREGRPLAHLVQVARGY, from the coding sequence ATGAGTTTGCTCTTGCTGGGCAGCTGGACGGCTGCCGAACGCGAGCGCTGGCTGGCGCTCTTGCAAAACGAATTGCCGGGCGAACAGTTTGAACTGGCGCCTCCTGCCGAATCCACCGACGCCGCCGCTGCGGCGGCGGTCGAGGTAGCCATCGTGGCCAACCCCGTGCACGGCAGCCTTCGTGGCTTGCCCAATCTGCGCCTGATCCAGTCGGTCTGGGCTGGGGTGGACAAGCTGCTGGCCGACCCCGATTTGCCGACTGGCGTGCCAGTGGCCCGCATGGTCGACCCCGCCATGAACGAGGCCATGGTGCAGACCGCTTTGTGGGCCGTGCTGTCCTTGCATCGTGGCTTCTTCCGCTTGGCAAAACAGCAGGCGCTGGCGCTGTGGTGCCAGCCCGCACAGCCGCGGGCCAGCGAGTGGCGGGTCTTGGTGCTGGGCCAGGGCGAGCTGGGTGGACGGGTGGCGCGCGCGCTGGCAGCGCAAGGCTATGCGGTCAGCGGCTGGCGCACGCAGGCTGGTGCTGCTGGCGGGTTTGATGACACCCAGGTGCGCGGCTTGTGCGGCGAGGCCGCGCTGGCGGCGGCTTTGGCCGAGGCCGATACGGTGATCAATTTGCTGCCGCTGACCGATGCCACGCGCGGCTTTTTCAATACCCGCCGTTTTGCGCAAATGAAGCGTGGCGCCGGCCTGGTCAATTTGGCGCGTGGCGCCCATGTGCGCGAAGGCGATTTGCTGCTGGCGCTGGAACAAGGCCAGCTGGGCCACGCGGTGCTGGATGTGTTCGCCCAAGAGCCGCTGGACCCCGCCCACGCCTTTTGGCATCACCCCAGGGTGACCGTGCTGCCGCATTGCGCGGCCCAGACTGATGCGCGCAGTGCCGCGGCCGTGGTGCTGGGCAATTTGCGAGCGCTGCGCGAGGGGCGGCCCTTGGCCCACTTGGTGCAGGTCGCGCGGGGCTACTGA
- a CDS encoding NnrU family protein yields MTILILGLVLFLGIHSTRIFAEDARSRFIAARGAGAWKGLYALVSAVGLAAIIWGFAAARSQPLVLWPRLPGMAHLAALLTLFAFMLMVAAYVPGNLLKARLHHPMVLSVKLWAAAHLLANNTLADVLLFGGFLVWAILCFRAARQRDRVAGTVYPPGRFWPTLITLVLGALAWAGFALVVHAAWLGVRPLG; encoded by the coding sequence ATGACGATCTTGATACTCGGCCTAGTGCTTTTTCTGGGCATTCATTCCACCCGCATCTTTGCGGAAGATGCCCGCAGCCGCTTCATCGCCGCGCGCGGTGCGGGCGCCTGGAAGGGCTTGTATGCCTTGGTCTCGGCCGTCGGCTTGGCAGCCATCATTTGGGGCTTTGCAGCGGCCCGCAGCCAGCCACTGGTGTTGTGGCCCCGCCTGCCGGGCATGGCCCATCTGGCCGCCTTGCTGACCCTGTTTGCTTTCATGCTGATGGTGGCGGCCTATGTGCCCGGCAATTTGCTGAAGGCGCGCTTGCATCACCCCATGGTCTTGTCGGTGAAGCTGTGGGCGGCAGCCCATCTGCTGGCCAATAACACCTTGGCCGATGTGCTGCTGTTCGGCGGCTTCCTGGTCTGGGCCATTCTGTGCTTCCGCGCCGCGCGCCAGCGCGACCGAGTGGCCGGCACCGTCTACCCGCCTGGCCGCTTTTGGCCCACGCTGATCACGCTGGTGCTTGGGGCTCTGGCCTGGGCTGGCTTTGCCTTGGTGGTGCATGCGGCCTGGCTAGGTGTGCGGCCCTTGGGCTGA
- a CDS encoding CinA family protein, translated as MHFPEEQELIDRIGLALMQRREKVGTAESCTGGLIAAACTSLSGSSQWFERGVVSYSNESKTELLGVPAALIDLHGSVSGEVALHMARGLLAHAPIDWALAVTGIAGPTGGSADKPVGTVWLALVHGCGEPKVWQELFTGDRHAVRTATLRSGLMALCEALEDKDR; from the coding sequence ATGCATTTCCCGGAAGAGCAAGAGTTGATCGATCGCATCGGCCTGGCCCTGATGCAGCGGCGCGAAAAAGTCGGCACGGCCGAGTCCTGCACCGGCGGGCTGATCGCCGCGGCCTGCACCAGCTTGTCGGGTTCAAGCCAGTGGTTTGAGCGCGGCGTGGTCAGCTACAGCAATGAATCCAAGACCGAGCTGCTGGGCGTGCCGGCAGCGCTGATTGACCTGCATGGCTCGGTTAGCGGCGAGGTGGCGCTGCACATGGCGCGCGGCCTGCTGGCGCACGCGCCGATTGATTGGGCCCTGGCCGTCACCGGCATTGCCGGGCCTACCGGCGGCAGCGCGGACAAGCCGGTCGGCACGGTCTGGTTGGCTCTGGTGCATGGCTGTGGCGAACCTAAGGTTTGGCAGGAGTTGTTCACCGGCGACCGCCATGCCGTGCGCACTGCGACGCTGCGCTCTGGCTTGATGGCTTTGTGCGAGGCTTTGGAAGACAAAGACCGATGA
- the holA gene encoding DNA polymerase III subunit delta yields MQIRADALPQQLAKNLRPIYTVFGDEPLLAQEAADAVRAAARAQGYGERKVFTVAGAYFDWAPVLGAAQAMSLFAERQLIEIRIPSGKPGKEGSEALQRYCERLPEDVLTLVTLPKLDRTQLNSAWFLALDGAGATVKVEPVERRGLPQWIAQRLVAQGQRVPEGEEGQRALSFFADRVEGNLLAAHQELQKLALLHPQGELSLAQIEAAVLNVARYDVFKLSEAVLGGQVGRVLRMLDGLEAEGEAAVLVHWSLAEDIRALKRVRDAVDGGKPLPMALRESRVWGPKERLFERIVPGLNSADLTRLVAAAQVCDGLVKGLRHPDWPSDAWAGLRRLALMLVEATAGRGQRAHILALQAG; encoded by the coding sequence ATGCAGATCCGCGCCGACGCCCTGCCGCAGCAACTCGCCAAGAACTTGCGCCCCATCTATACCGTGTTCGGTGACGAGCCGCTGCTGGCCCAGGAAGCGGCCGACGCGGTGCGCGCTGCCGCGCGCGCGCAAGGCTATGGGGAGCGCAAGGTCTTCACCGTGGCAGGCGCCTATTTCGATTGGGCACCGGTGCTGGGCGCGGCCCAGGCCATGAGCCTGTTTGCCGAGCGTCAGCTGATCGAGATCCGAATTCCTTCGGGCAAGCCCGGCAAGGAGGGTTCCGAGGCATTGCAGCGTTATTGCGAACGCTTGCCCGAAGATGTGCTGACCCTGGTCACCCTGCCCAAGCTGGACCGCACACAGCTGAACAGCGCCTGGTTCCTGGCGCTGGACGGCGCTGGCGCCACGGTCAAGGTTGAGCCGGTGGAACGCCGCGGCCTGCCCCAATGGATTGCCCAACGCCTGGTGGCCCAAGGCCAGCGCGTGCCCGAAGGCGAGGAAGGGCAACGCGCCCTGTCCTTTTTTGCCGACAGAGTGGAAGGTAATTTGCTGGCCGCGCACCAAGAGCTTCAAAAACTGGCCCTGCTGCATCCGCAAGGTGAACTGAGCCTGGCGCAGATCGAGGCGGCCGTGCTGAATGTGGCCCGCTACGACGTCTTCAAGCTCAGCGAAGCGGTGCTGGGCGGCCAGGTGGGGCGCGTGCTGCGCATGCTCGACGGCCTGGAGGCCGAGGGCGAGGCCGCGGTGCTGGTGCACTGGAGCTTGGCCGAAGACATCCGCGCGCTCAAGCGGGTGCGCGATGCGGTGGACGGCGGCAAGCCGCTGCCGATGGCGCTGCGCGAATCGCGCGTCTGGGGCCCGAAAGAGCGCTTGTTCGAGCGCATCGTGCCCGGCTTGAACAGTGCCGATCTGACCCGCTTGGTGGCGGCCGCCCAGGTCTGTGACGGCCTGGTCAAAGGTCTGCGCCACCCCGACTGGCCCAGCGACGCCTGGGCCGGCCTGCGCCGCCTGGCCCTGATGCTGGTGGAAGCCACCGCCGGCCGCGGCCAGCGGGCGCACATCTTGGCCCTGCAAGCGGGCTAA
- the leuS gene encoding leucine--tRNA ligase has protein sequence MNEKYAPNEIEAAARQYWNERDAYRVTEDENKPKFYACSMLPYPSGKLHMGHVRNYTINDMLARQLRMQGYNVLMPMGWDAFGLPAENAAMKGKLPPAQWTYDNIAYMKSQMQAMGLAIDWSREIATCTPAYYKWNQWLFLKMLEAGIAERRTQVVNWDPVDQTVLANEQVIDGRGWRSGALVEKREIPGYYLNITKYADELLAAVADPSSPQYLHGWPERVRLMQENWIGKSEGVRFAFPHTIANAAGELIQDGKLYVFTTRADTIMGVTFCAVAPEHPLAAHAAASSPALTAFIEECKRGGSTEAELATQEKKGLATGLFVTHPLTGAQVEVWVGNYVLMSYGDGAVMGVPAHDERDFAFAKKYGIAIQQVVQAEGETFSLEAWADWYGDKQRAVCVNSGELNGLTHKQAVSKVAELVGAKNLGEKKTTWRLRDWGISRQRYWGTPIPIIHCDDCGPVPVPAQDLPVVLPEECIPDGSGNPLKKHAGFLNVACPKCGKPAQRETDTMDTFVDSSWYFMRYCDAQNKDAMVGAGTDYWMRQGAAMDQYIGGIEHAILHLLYARFWTKVMRDLGLVKMDEPFTKLLTQGMVLKGAFFRKPADAGKNYYWEHEVNVQTNEHGQITGGTLKADGLPLDYEMTTMSKSKNNGVDPQALIDQYGADTARLFVMFASPPEQTLEWNDAGVEGAHRFLKRVWAFGVKHAAAIAQGGRDFAALNGDGKALRREVHLVLKQVSYDYERMQYNTVVSGGMKLLNALESFKAQGQDAALREGFSVLLRLLYPACPHITHQLWQDLGFAAELGDLLDAPWPKVDEAALVQDEIELMLQVNGKLRGAIKVAATADKATIEATALANEECIKFCEGRAPKKVIVVPGRLVNVVA, from the coding sequence GATGAGAACAAGCCCAAGTTCTACGCCTGCTCCATGCTGCCCTACCCCAGCGGCAAGCTGCACATGGGCCATGTGCGCAACTACACGATCAACGACATGCTGGCGCGTCAGCTGCGCATGCAGGGCTACAACGTTTTGATGCCCATGGGCTGGGATGCCTTCGGCCTGCCGGCCGAGAACGCGGCCATGAAGGGCAAGCTGCCGCCCGCGCAGTGGACCTACGACAACATCGCCTACATGAAGAGCCAGATGCAAGCGATGGGCTTGGCGATTGATTGGTCGCGCGAAATCGCCACCTGCACGCCCGCCTACTACAAGTGGAACCAGTGGCTGTTCCTCAAGATGCTGGAAGCCGGCATTGCCGAGCGCCGCACCCAAGTCGTCAACTGGGACCCGGTGGACCAGACCGTGCTGGCCAATGAGCAAGTGATCGACGGCCGCGGCTGGCGCTCCGGCGCCTTGGTCGAGAAGCGCGAGATCCCCGGCTACTACCTCAACATCACCAAGTACGCCGACGAGTTGCTGGCCGCCGTGGCCGACCCCAGCAGCCCGCAATACCTGCACGGCTGGCCCGAGCGCGTGCGCCTGATGCAGGAAAACTGGATCGGCAAGAGCGAGGGCGTGCGCTTCGCCTTCCCGCACACGATTGCTAACGCCGCAGGCGAGCTGATTCAAGACGGCAAGCTCTACGTCTTCACGACGCGCGCCGACACCATCATGGGCGTGACCTTCTGCGCCGTGGCGCCCGAGCACCCCTTGGCTGCTCATGCCGCCGCCTCCTCGCCCGCCCTGACCGCCTTCATCGAAGAATGCAAACGCGGTGGTTCGACGGAAGCCGAACTGGCCACGCAGGAGAAGAAGGGCCTGGCCACCGGCCTGTTCGTCACCCATCCGCTGACCGGCGCGCAAGTGGAAGTCTGGGTCGGCAACTATGTGCTGATGAGCTATGGCGACGGCGCCGTGATGGGCGTGCCCGCCCACGACGAACGCGACTTCGCCTTTGCCAAGAAATACGGCATCGCGATCCAGCAAGTGGTGCAAGCCGAGGGCGAGACCTTCTCGCTCGAGGCCTGGGCCGACTGGTATGGCGACAAGCAGCGCGCTGTCTGCGTCAACTCCGGCGAGCTGAACGGCCTGACGCACAAGCAAGCCGTTAGCAAGGTGGCCGAGTTGGTTGGCGCCAAGAACCTGGGCGAGAAGAAAACCACCTGGCGCTTGCGCGACTGGGGCATCAGCCGCCAACGCTACTGGGGCACCCCCATCCCCATCATCCATTGCGATGACTGCGGCCCGGTGCCCGTGCCGGCGCAGGATCTGCCCGTGGTGCTGCCCGAGGAATGCATTCCCGATGGCAGCGGCAACCCGCTGAAAAAGCATGCCGGTTTCCTCAACGTCGCCTGCCCCAAGTGCGGCAAGCCGGCGCAGCGCGAAACCGACACCATGGACACCTTTGTGGACTCGTCCTGGTACTTCATGCGCTATTGCGACGCGCAGAACAAGGACGCCATGGTGGGCGCCGGCACCGACTACTGGATGCGCCAGGGCGCGGCCATGGACCAGTACATCGGCGGCATTGAGCACGCCATCCTGCACCTGCTGTACGCCCGCTTCTGGACCAAGGTCATGCGCGACCTCGGCCTGGTCAAGATGGACGAGCCTTTCACCAAGCTGCTCACCCAGGGCATGGTGCTCAAGGGCGCCTTCTTCCGCAAGCCGGCCGACGCGGGCAAGAACTATTACTGGGAGCATGAGGTCAACGTTCAGACCAATGAGCATGGTCAGATCACCGGTGGCACGCTGAAGGCCGATGGCCTGCCGCTGGATTACGAAATGACCACCATGTCCAAGTCCAAGAACAATGGCGTGGACCCGCAAGCCCTGATCGACCAGTACGGCGCCGACACGGCCCGCCTGTTCGTCATGTTCGCCTCGCCGCCGGAGCAGACCCTGGAGTGGAATGACGCCGGCGTGGAAGGCGCGCACCGCTTCCTCAAGCGTGTCTGGGCCTTTGGCGTCAAGCACGCCGCCGCCATCGCGCAAGGCGGCCGTGACTTTGCCGCCCTGAATGGCGACGGCAAGGCCCTGCGCCGCGAGGTGCATCTGGTGCTCAAGCAAGTCAGCTACGACTACGAGCGCATGCAGTACAACACCGTGGTGTCGGGCGGCATGAAGCTGCTCAACGCCCTGGAGTCCTTCAAGGCCCAAGGCCAGGACGCCGCGCTGCGTGAAGGCTTCTCGGTGCTGCTGCGCCTGCTCTACCCGGCCTGCCCGCACATCACCCATCAGCTCTGGCAAGACCTGGGCTTTGCTGCCGAGCTGGGTGATCTGCTCGACGCGCCTTGGCCCAAGGTGGACGAAGCCGCCCTGGTGCAAGACGAGATCGAGCTGATGCTGCAGGTCAACGGCAAGCTGCGCGGCGCCATCAAGGTGGCGGCCACGGCAGACAAGGCCACCATCGAAGCCACCGCCCTGGCCAATGAGGAGTGCATCAAGTTCTGCGAAGGCCGCGCCCCCAAGAAGGTCATCGTGGTGCCGGGCCGCTTGGTCAACGTGGTCGCCTGA
- a CDS encoding putative bifunctional diguanylate cyclase/phosphodiesterase: MTLRLPAFLNLRRLEGRMVVPFLALLAVVQVSSWTITDASIRANTEQTVRAELQTSQRVLEHLLTQQVEQRAAMLRDFEHSYAIRQLLANADRLSKTDLELSLSHELESKNQRLLKSGLIAYTDSQFKLVAATAPEAPDFAARLPALVLSMAKQDGASTPWQSHLLLRQGRAYLIVAVQVKAVEPGGWLLMADELGAGPLQELRMLSQVKSSFMLRLHPDEAWHTQGSVLNKVQTDALDQQNLHEAGAIKFKLGADDMRGMLRPLVRDGEQELAVLLLRNFDLAFETFDRLRLTLAALTLLGLLTFALASLLMARRISTPIRSLANTADRLGHGDYDTPVQALSGAAEVSDLARSLESMRQGIRQRDAALNELAFKDALTGLTNRAGFSRLATRLLARPGGHCAVLVLGLDRFKHVNDVQGHEFGDLLLRKVAERLGPLLQGDDDVLARLNGDEFALLLNLGDEAAALGLADAIRRNFERPMQLGEQTVDLSAGIGISLAPQHGYEGKLLLTRAGLAMMEAKKRQSGSLIYTPGMDVASQESLSLLGELRHAVEAGELRLYLQPKVDLGRSQVLGAEALVRWQHPVRGLVPPMHFIPFAEQTGFIRTLTTWVIAASIRAWAMAQAQGLPMRISVNLSTRDLLDQDLPDKIMRLLQAHGATSQALCLEITESAIMDDPQRAMGTLAQLSELGFKLSIDDFGTGYSSLAYLKILPVNELKIDKSFVMNMEHDLGDAKIVRSTVELAHNLGLTVVAEGVESAKAWNILAALGCDEGQGFFIARPMPEAHFFNWAKGWQAPDLNGDSTATVLEQLKTDPLI; the protein is encoded by the coding sequence ATGACATTGCGCCTGCCGGCTTTCCTCAACCTGCGCCGCCTCGAAGGCCGCATGGTGGTGCCTTTCCTGGCCCTGCTGGCCGTTGTGCAGGTGAGCAGTTGGACCATCACTGACGCCAGCATCCGCGCCAACACCGAGCAAACCGTCAGAGCCGAGTTGCAGACTAGCCAACGCGTGCTGGAGCATCTGCTGACGCAGCAGGTCGAGCAACGCGCCGCCATGCTGCGCGACTTCGAGCACAGCTACGCGATCCGCCAATTGCTGGCCAATGCCGACAGGCTGAGCAAGACCGATCTTGAACTCAGCCTGAGCCATGAGCTTGAATCCAAAAACCAGCGCCTGCTCAAGTCAGGCCTGATCGCCTACACCGACAGCCAGTTCAAGCTGGTGGCCGCCACCGCCCCAGAAGCCCCCGACTTCGCCGCCCGCCTGCCCGCGCTGGTCTTGTCCATGGCCAAGCAAGACGGTGCATCCACGCCCTGGCAGTCGCACCTGCTGCTGCGGCAAGGCCGCGCCTATCTGATCGTGGCCGTGCAGGTGAAGGCCGTGGAACCCGGCGGTTGGCTGCTGATGGCCGATGAATTGGGCGCCGGGCCGCTGCAGGAGCTGCGCATGCTCTCGCAGGTCAAGAGCTCCTTCATGCTGCGCCTGCACCCGGATGAAGCCTGGCATACCCAAGGTTCGGTCTTGAACAAGGTGCAAACCGATGCGCTGGACCAGCAAAACCTGCACGAGGCGGGCGCCATCAAATTCAAGCTGGGCGCCGACGATATGCGCGGCATGCTGCGTCCGCTGGTGCGTGACGGCGAGCAAGAATTGGCCGTGCTCTTGCTGCGCAATTTCGATCTCGCCTTCGAGACCTTTGACCGCCTGCGCCTGACCCTGGCCGCACTGACCCTGCTGGGCCTGCTGACCTTTGCACTGGCCAGCTTGTTGATGGCGCGGCGCATCAGCACGCCCATCCGCTCGCTGGCCAACACGGCCGACCGCCTGGGCCATGGCGACTACGACACCCCAGTGCAGGCGCTCAGCGGCGCCGCCGAAGTCAGCGACCTGGCGCGCTCGCTCGAATCCATGCGCCAAGGCATCCGGCAGCGTGACGCCGCACTCAATGAACTGGCCTTCAAAGACGCGCTGACCGGCCTGACCAATCGCGCCGGCTTCAGCCGCTTGGCCACCCGCTTGCTGGCACGGCCCGGCGGCCATTGCGCCGTGCTGGTGCTGGGCCTGGACCGCTTCAAGCATGTCAACGATGTGCAGGGCCATGAATTCGGTGACCTGCTGCTGCGCAAAGTGGCCGAGCGCCTAGGCCCTCTGCTGCAAGGCGATGACGATGTGCTGGCGCGCCTGAACGGCGACGAGTTCGCCCTGCTGCTCAATCTGGGCGACGAGGCGGCAGCGCTGGGCTTGGCAGACGCCATCCGCCGCAATTTCGAGCGCCCCATGCAACTCGGCGAACAGACCGTGGACCTCAGCGCCGGCATCGGCATCAGCCTGGCGCCCCAGCATGGCTACGAGGGCAAATTGCTGCTGACCCGCGCCGGCCTAGCCATGATGGAAGCCAAGAAGCGCCAAAGCGGCAGCCTGATCTACACCCCCGGCATGGATGTGGCCAGCCAGGAGTCGCTCTCGCTGCTGGGTGAGTTGCGCCATGCGGTGGAGGCCGGCGAGCTGCGCTTGTACCTGCAGCCCAAGGTCGACCTGGGGCGCAGCCAGGTGCTGGGCGCCGAGGCCCTGGTGCGCTGGCAACACCCGGTGCGCGGCCTGGTGCCGCCGATGCACTTCATTCCTTTTGCCGAGCAGACCGGCTTCATCCGCACGCTCACCACCTGGGTGATTGCCGCCTCGATTCGCGCCTGGGCGATGGCGCAGGCGCAGGGCTTGCCCATGCGCATCAGCGTCAATCTCTCGACCCGCGATCTCCTCGATCAAGACCTGCCGGACAAGATCATGCGCTTGCTGCAAGCCCATGGCGCGACCAGCCAGGCGCTGTGCCTGGAGATCACCGAAAGCGCAATCATGGACGACCCGCAGCGCGCCATGGGCACCTTGGCGCAGCTCAGCGAGCTGGGCTTCAAGCTGTCGATCGACGACTTCGGCACCGGCTACTCCTCACTGGCTTATCTGAAGATCCTGCCGGTCAATGAGCTCAAGATCGACAAGAGCTTCGTGATGAATATGGAGCACGATTTGGGCGACGCCAAGATCGTGCGCTCCACCGTCGAGCTGGCCCACAACCTGGGCCTGACGGTGGTGGCGGAAGGGGTGGAATCCGCCAAGGCCTGGAATATTCTGGCCGCCCTGGGTTGCGACGAAGGCCAGGGCTTCTTCATCGCCAGGCCCATGCCTGAGGCCCACTTCTTCAACTGGGCCAAGGGCTGGCAAGCGCCCGACCTGAACGGTGACTCCACCGCCACGGTGCTGGAGCAGCTCAAAACCGACCCCTTGATCTAA
- the thiL gene encoding thiamine-phosphate kinase: protein MGEFDLIKQFFVRGAAANSAVALGIGDDCAVLNPAAGAQWLVSSDMLVEGRHFLSTVAPERLGHKALAVNLSDLAACGATPRVFTLALALPRADATGLAGFAKGLFALADAHGIALVGGDTTQGPLNICITVMGEAPAGQALLRSGARVGDDIYVSGTLGDARLALEVFRGTVSLGGSDFETVRQAMECPQPRVALGQALRGVASSAIDVSDGLIGDLGHILQASGVGASLEADALPRSAILAAQTLAVQRECGLAGGDDYELVFTAAPTAQAAVLHAAQTSATPVTRIGRIEAQPGLRLLDRQGQALAASFSSFDHFKS, encoded by the coding sequence ATGGGTGAATTCGATCTGATCAAGCAGTTTTTCGTGCGCGGCGCGGCCGCCAACAGCGCGGTGGCGCTGGGCATTGGGGATGATTGCGCTGTGCTTAATCCGGCAGCGGGCGCGCAGTGGCTGGTGTCCAGCGACATGCTGGTCGAAGGCCGGCACTTCCTTTCCACCGTGGCGCCCGAGCGCCTGGGCCACAAGGCCTTGGCGGTCAACCTGAGCGACCTGGCTGCCTGCGGCGCCACACCACGTGTCTTTACCCTGGCGCTGGCCCTGCCGCGCGCCGATGCGACTGGGCTAGCCGGCTTCGCTAAGGGTCTGTTCGCTCTGGCCGATGCCCATGGCATTGCGCTGGTGGGGGGCGATACGACCCAGGGCCCGCTGAATATCTGCATCACGGTGATGGGCGAAGCGCCTGCCGGCCAAGCCTTGCTGCGCAGCGGCGCGCGGGTGGGGGATGACATTTATGTGTCCGGCACCCTGGGCGATGCACGGCTGGCGCTGGAAGTCTTCCGTGGCACCGTGAGCTTGGGCGGCAGCGACTTCGAGACCGTGCGGCAAGCGATGGAATGCCCGCAGCCTCGCGTTGCCCTGGGCCAGGCTTTGCGCGGGGTGGCCAGCAGTGCCATCGATGTGTCGGACGGCCTGATCGGCGACCTCGGCCATATCCTGCAAGCCAGTGGCGTTGGCGCCAGCCTGGAAGCCGATGCCTTGCCGCGCAGCGCCATCTTGGCCGCGCAAACCTTGGCCGTGCAGCGCGAATGCGGCCTGGCCGGTGGGGACGATTACGAGTTGGTGTTCACCGCTGCGCCCACGGCGCAGGCGGCGGTGCTGCACGCGGCCCAGACCAGCGCAACGCCCGTGACCCGCATCGGCCGTATCGAGGCCCAGCCGGGCTTGCGCCTGCTGGACCGTCAGGGCCAAGCCCTGGCAGCCAGCTTCAGCAGCTTTGACCATTTCAAATCATGA
- a CDS encoding phosphatidylglycerophosphatase A family protein yields MSDDLSVAPASRASPAAPRRATARFMLAHPARWIALGFGSGLSPKAPGTVGTLWAWASFLALHPHMTDARWAVLLLGGTLVGWWACTATARAMATPDPGAIVWDEVLAFWLVLWLVMPTGLLGQVIAFGLFRYFDAAKPGPVRWADQLFKGERGQPVTWAQGFGILFDDFVAAGCTLLVIAVWRFLFY; encoded by the coding sequence ATGAGTGACGATCTTTCTGTCGCGCCCGCCTCGCGTGCCTCTCCCGCCGCGCCGCGCCGCGCCACCGCCCGCTTCATGCTGGCCCATCCGGCGCGCTGGATCGCGCTGGGCTTTGGCAGCGGCTTGTCGCCCAAGGCACCGGGCACGGTGGGCACCTTGTGGGCCTGGGCGTCCTTCCTAGCCTTGCATCCGCATATGACGGATGCGCGCTGGGCCGTCCTGCTGCTGGGCGGCACGCTGGTGGGCTGGTGGGCCTGCACGGCCACGGCGCGCGCCATGGCAACGCCTGACCCCGGCGCCATTGTTTGGGACGAGGTGCTGGCCTTCTGGCTGGTGCTGTGGCTGGTCATGCCTACCGGCTTGCTGGGCCAGGTGATTGCCTTCGGGCTGTTCCGTTACTTCGACGCCGCCAAGCCGGGGCCGGTGCGCTGGGCCGACCAGTTGTTCAAGGGCGAGCGTGGTCAGCCAGTCACGTGGGCGCAAGGTTTCGGCATTTTGTTTGATGATTTTGTGGCAGCAGGATGTACGCTCTTGGTGATCGCTGTGTGGCGATTCCTGTTCTATTGA